In Arachis hypogaea cultivar Tifrunner chromosome 2, arahy.Tifrunner.gnm2.J5K5, whole genome shotgun sequence, a genomic segment contains:
- the LOC140173121 gene encoding phosphoinositide phosphatase SAC2-like, which translates to MSIKLSISGRDFHLTIIARRSRHYAGTRYLKRGVNEKGRVANDVETEQIVFADARDGSSMKISSVVQIRGSIPLFWSQEASLLNIKPDIILSKKDNTFEATRLHFENLVKRYGNPIIILNLIKTHEKKRQETILRAEFANAIRSINKNMKGKNRLRFLHWDLHRHSRRKATNVLTQLGKVVAYALKLTGVFYCSLTPNLTPEGLFQYSFTGYVL; encoded by the exons ATGTCTA TCAAACTTTCTATTTCTGGAAGGGATTTTCACTTAACTATCATTGCTAGGCGCTCGCGGCACTATGCTGGGACAAG ATATCTGAAACGAGGAGTGAATGAAAAGGGAAGAGTAGCTAATGATGTTGAGACAGAGCAGATAGTCTTTGCAGATGCTCGTGATGGAAGTTCGATGAAAATAAGTTCCGTGGTGCAGATCCGGGGTTCAATTCCTCTGTTCTGGTCTCAAGAAGCCTCTCTATTGAACATAAAACCTGACATTATAT taTCAAAGAAGGACAACACCTTTGAAGCCACAAGGCTTCATTTTGAAAATCTTGTTAAGAGATATGGAAATCCAATTATCATATTGAACTTGATTAAG ACACATGAGAAGAAGCGACAAGAAACTATTCTGCGAGCCGAGTTTGCTAATGCTATTAGGTCTATCAACAAAAATATGAAAGGGAAAAATCGACTGAGGTTCCTCCATTGGGATTTGCATCGACACTCAAGACG CAAAGCTACTAATGTGTTGACCCAACTGGGGAAAGTGGTTGCTTATGCGTTGAAGCTGACTGGCGTCTTCTACTGTTCCCTGACACCAAACTTGACACCAGAGGGACTGTTCCAATATTCCTTCACTGGGTATGTTCTATAG